The following are from one region of the Alicyclobacillus fastidiosus genome:
- the pyk gene encoding pyruvate kinase, translated as MRKTKIVATIGPASESVEVLTRLVEEGLDVARLNFSHGTYEEHAERIRRIREASKRVGKHVGIMLDIKGPKIRTGKIQNGAVELEDNDIVTLTIDPVEIGTKERVWISYEGLVEDVYPGAPIRIDDGLIGLEVIEVKGHDIRCKVTNGGTLKDNKGINVPGVTLRIPGVTEKDKKDIVFGIEQGVDLIAASFVRKAGDVLEVRRILEEHNYHADIISKIETQEGMDRLDEIIEVTDGMMVARGDLGVEIPTEEVPLAQKRIISLCNKYGKPVITATQMLDSMQRNPRPTRAEASDVANAIFDGTDAIMLSGETAAGRYPIESVRTMAQIATRAETALIRQEVVSRHETECTKLVSDALGHAVKTLAADLEASAVITVTTSGHTARSISKYRPLTNVIAVTPNAAIARRLTVSWGIHPVVVEQNCNTTDDLLTSAVEGALSTGHVNTGDLVLIIGGLPAGQPGTTNFLKVHTIAESVVQGTGVGKRSITGRAVIVKDATDLNTKVAEGDIIVTTSTDKDVMQAIEKAAGIVTTEGGLTSHAAVVGVSLGKPVIVGVREALDVLQDGETITLDPQRGLIYRGRVQVL; from the coding sequence ATGAGAAAGACGAAGATAGTCGCCACCATCGGACCTGCTAGCGAATCTGTCGAAGTGTTGACACGACTCGTCGAAGAGGGTTTGGATGTCGCTCGATTGAACTTTTCTCACGGTACATACGAGGAACACGCAGAACGTATTCGTCGCATTCGCGAGGCGTCGAAACGCGTTGGCAAGCACGTCGGTATCATGCTCGACATCAAAGGTCCAAAAATTCGCACAGGCAAGATTCAAAATGGCGCAGTGGAACTTGAAGATAACGACATCGTCACGCTGACCATCGATCCGGTCGAAATCGGCACCAAGGAACGCGTATGGATTTCGTATGAAGGATTGGTCGAGGACGTGTATCCAGGTGCCCCGATTCGAATCGACGACGGCCTCATTGGGCTCGAAGTCATCGAGGTAAAAGGCCACGATATTCGCTGTAAGGTGACCAATGGCGGCACGCTGAAAGACAACAAAGGCATCAACGTTCCCGGTGTGACGTTGCGGATTCCTGGCGTCACCGAAAAGGACAAGAAGGATATCGTGTTCGGAATCGAACAGGGCGTTGACCTGATTGCCGCTTCCTTTGTGCGCAAGGCTGGCGACGTGCTGGAAGTTCGTCGCATTCTCGAGGAGCACAATTACCACGCGGACATCATTTCCAAGATCGAGACGCAAGAAGGAATGGATCGACTCGACGAGATCATCGAGGTCACGGACGGGATGATGGTTGCGCGCGGCGATCTCGGCGTCGAAATTCCGACTGAGGAAGTTCCACTCGCGCAAAAGCGCATCATCTCCTTGTGCAACAAGTACGGCAAGCCGGTCATTACGGCTACGCAAATGCTCGACTCGATGCAGCGCAACCCGCGCCCGACGCGAGCCGAAGCGAGCGACGTCGCAAACGCCATTTTTGACGGCACGGACGCCATCATGCTGAGTGGTGAGACCGCTGCTGGCCGTTATCCAATCGAATCGGTCCGGACGATGGCGCAGATCGCAACGCGTGCGGAGACGGCGCTGATCAGACAGGAAGTCGTCTCTCGCCACGAGACGGAATGCACCAAGCTGGTCAGCGATGCGTTGGGCCACGCGGTGAAGACGCTGGCTGCAGATCTCGAAGCATCGGCTGTGATCACGGTGACGACTTCTGGGCACACGGCGCGATCGATTTCGAAATACCGTCCTCTGACGAACGTGATCGCTGTCACGCCGAACGCCGCCATCGCTCGCAGATTGACGGTGTCTTGGGGGATTCATCCGGTCGTCGTCGAGCAGAACTGCAACACGACGGACGATTTGCTCACTTCAGCGGTCGAAGGTGCGCTGTCCACGGGGCACGTGAACACGGGTGATTTGGTGCTCATTATCGGCGGCCTCCCAGCAGGGCAACCGGGTACCACCAACTTCCTCAAGGTACATACCATCGCTGAATCCGTCGTGCAGGGTACAGGCGTAGGCAAGCGGTCCATCACGGGCCGGGCGGTTATCGTCAAGGACGCGACTGACCTGAACACGAAGGTCGCTGAGGGAGACATCATCGTCACCACCTCAACCGACAAGGACGTCATGCAGGCGATTGAAAAGGCAGCGGGTATCGTCACCACCGAAGGTGGCTTGACGTCGCACGCGGCGGTCGTCGGCGTATCTCTCGGCAAGCCAGTGATCGTCGGCGTGAGAGAGGCACTCGACGTCTTGCAGGACGGAGAAACCATTACACTCGACCCGCAACGGGGTCTAATCTACCGCGGACGCGTTCAAGTTCTGTAA
- a CDS encoding DRTGG domain-containing protein, with amino-acid sequence MATKHQQILDYIESLAPGAHISVRKIARVLDVSEGTAYRAIKEAQGEGLVTTMERIGTVRIERKEKQQIERLTFAEVVSIVEGTVLGGRDGLHKSLNRFIIGAMQFDDITRYLNAGSLMIVGNREQVQRLSLKSGVAVLITGGFTASPTVERLANEYDLPLISCSYDTYTTAQLINRALYDRLIKKDILYVEDVVQNQALSTLYENQTVRDYYRVVEETGHARIPIVDADGKLVGIVTPRDIGEASGDERLASRMTRQPSTVSPKTTIASASHRMVWEGIELMPVVHNRQLIGVLSRQDVIRALQTMSSQPQVGETVEDVTLRNFEEVVLGDGTSAIRGDVTPLMTTSGGTLASGALTTLIQEAARVCLRRMRHVDVIIENLTMYLLKPAAVDSRIEAAAQVLDFGRRYAKVEVVVRDKGDVFAKALLTAQWIER; translated from the coding sequence TTGGCAACGAAGCATCAGCAAATTCTCGATTATATCGAATCGTTGGCGCCGGGTGCGCATATTTCGGTGCGGAAGATTGCGAGAGTGTTAGACGTCTCAGAGGGGACCGCCTACCGCGCGATCAAAGAGGCACAAGGCGAGGGACTCGTCACGACCATGGAGCGCATCGGCACGGTGCGCATCGAACGCAAAGAGAAGCAGCAAATCGAGCGACTGACCTTTGCCGAAGTGGTCAGCATCGTCGAAGGCACGGTTCTCGGAGGCCGCGACGGGCTGCACAAATCGCTCAACAGGTTCATTATCGGCGCTATGCAATTTGACGATATCACGCGCTATTTGAACGCTGGGAGCCTGATGATCGTCGGGAACCGCGAGCAGGTTCAGCGACTGTCCTTGAAGAGCGGCGTGGCCGTGCTCATCACCGGTGGCTTCACGGCGTCACCGACGGTGGAACGGCTGGCAAACGAGTACGATCTTCCACTGATCTCCTGCAGTTACGACACCTATACGACGGCGCAGCTGATCAACCGCGCGCTGTACGACAGGCTGATCAAAAAGGACATCCTCTACGTCGAGGACGTCGTCCAAAATCAGGCTTTGTCGACGTTGTACGAGAACCAGACGGTACGGGATTACTACCGCGTCGTCGAGGAGACCGGGCACGCCCGCATCCCGATTGTCGATGCCGACGGCAAGCTCGTCGGCATCGTCACGCCGCGCGACATTGGCGAGGCGAGTGGCGACGAGCGGCTCGCGTCGAGGATGACCCGCCAACCGAGCACCGTGAGCCCAAAGACCACCATCGCTTCGGCATCGCATCGAATGGTCTGGGAGGGCATCGAATTGATGCCGGTCGTTCACAATCGCCAGCTGATTGGCGTGCTCAGTCGTCAAGACGTCATTCGCGCGCTGCAGACGATGAGCAGTCAACCGCAGGTCGGGGAGACGGTCGAGGACGTGACGCTTCGGAACTTTGAGGAGGTCGTTCTCGGTGACGGGACGTCTGCCATTCGTGGAGATGTGACACCACTCATGACGACCAGTGGCGGCACGCTTGCCAGCGGCGCCTTGACGACGCTTATTCAGGAAGCCGCACGCGTGTGCTTGCGGCGCATGCGGCACGTCGATGTGATCATCGAGAATTTGACCATGTATTTATTGAAACCAGCGGCGGTCGACAGTCGCATCGAAGCGGCGGCACAGGTCCTCGACTTCGGCCGCCGCTACGCGAAGGTGGAAGTCGTCGTCAGGGACAAGGGCGACGTGTTTGCGAAGGCACTGTTGACCGCGCAGTGGATTGAGAGGTGA
- a CDS encoding acetyl-CoA carboxylase carboxyltransferase subunit alpha: MPNELEFEKPITELKNKIQELKGFMEKNGLDLSGEVRKLEEHLESLTEDTYSQLTPWQRVQIARQSGRPTTLDYIKGVCTEFIELHGDRNFRDDPSIVGGVGLIDGRPVTIIGHQKGRDTKENIHRNFGMAHPEGYRKALRLMKQAEKFGRPVVFFIDTAGAYPGMSAEERGQSEAIARNLIEMAGLRTPTICFVTGEGGSGGALGLGITDRIYVLQYAWYSVIAPESAAAILWKDSTQGTRAAEVMRITGPDLIDLGIADELIPEPQGGAQKDPAAMVETVRKKIIDSLQELAKKPIDELLTERYDKYRDMGEYVER; this comes from the coding sequence ATGCCGAATGAGCTGGAGTTTGAAAAGCCCATTACCGAACTCAAGAACAAGATCCAGGAACTCAAGGGATTTATGGAAAAGAATGGACTCGACCTTTCTGGAGAAGTTCGCAAACTTGAGGAGCACCTTGAGTCTCTGACGGAGGACACGTACAGTCAGCTTACACCGTGGCAGCGCGTCCAGATTGCTCGCCAGTCCGGCCGTCCCACGACGCTCGATTACATCAAGGGCGTATGTACCGAGTTCATCGAGTTGCACGGCGACCGAAACTTTCGCGACGACCCATCTATCGTGGGCGGCGTGGGGCTCATCGACGGTCGCCCGGTGACCATTATTGGGCACCAAAAGGGTCGCGATACGAAGGAAAACATCCACCGGAACTTCGGCATGGCACACCCCGAAGGGTATCGCAAGGCTTTACGCCTGATGAAACAGGCTGAAAAGTTCGGGCGACCCGTCGTCTTCTTTATCGACACGGCGGGCGCATATCCTGGGATGTCAGCTGAAGAGCGAGGTCAAAGTGAGGCTATCGCTCGCAACTTGATCGAAATGGCAGGCCTTCGCACGCCGACTATTTGTTTTGTGACCGGCGAGGGCGGCAGCGGCGGTGCGCTCGGCCTCGGGATCACCGATCGAATCTACGTCTTGCAATACGCTTGGTATTCGGTCATCGCACCTGAATCGGCAGCGGCTATCTTGTGGAAAGATAGCACTCAGGGAACTCGCGCGGCAGAGGTCATGCGCATCACCGGCCCGGATTTGATCGATTTGGGCATTGCTGACGAGTTGATTCCCGAGCCACAGGGCGGCGCGCAAAAAGACCCAGCCGCCATGGTTGAAACGGTCCGCAAAAAAATCATCGATAGTTTGCAAGAACTCGCAAAAAAGCCTATTGATGAACTCCTGACCGAGCGATACGATAAATATCGGGATATGGGAGAATACGTTGAACGGTAG
- the accD gene encoding acetyl-CoA carboxylase, carboxyltransferase subunit beta has protein sequence MLKDLFNKRRHYATLGKAVERATPAPVTVEKDIPKGLVEKCDACGNLLMTKELQKHAYTCPECNFHFRVDAHTRVALTLDQGSFVELYGNVASANPLGFPDYESKLEKAVRATGLTEGAVTGEGTIDGVPVAIAVMDPSFIMGSMGSAVGEKLTRIMERAAQRKEPLILFTASGGARMQEGILSLMQMAKTSVALRRMHENKVLFISVITHPTTGGVSASFASLGDMIIAEPGAMFGFAGKRVIEQTIRQKLPDDFQTAEFNLKHGMVDKVVHRKQLRDALGVLVRIHGARGWADAE, from the coding sequence GTGCTAAAGGATTTGTTTAACAAGCGACGACACTATGCCACGCTTGGGAAAGCAGTGGAGCGAGCAACACCCGCGCCGGTGACGGTCGAAAAGGACATTCCCAAGGGCTTGGTCGAAAAGTGTGACGCATGTGGCAATCTCTTAATGACGAAGGAACTTCAAAAGCACGCATATACGTGCCCAGAGTGCAATTTCCACTTTCGCGTGGATGCACACACCCGGGTGGCGCTTACGCTCGACCAGGGTTCATTCGTCGAATTATACGGAAATGTTGCGTCAGCCAACCCGCTTGGATTCCCCGATTACGAATCCAAACTGGAGAAGGCAGTTCGGGCGACCGGACTGACGGAGGGTGCGGTGACTGGTGAAGGAACCATCGACGGCGTTCCGGTGGCGATTGCCGTCATGGACCCCAGCTTCATCATGGGGTCGATGGGGTCTGCGGTCGGGGAAAAGCTCACACGCATCATGGAGCGCGCTGCACAGCGCAAAGAGCCATTGATTCTGTTTACCGCTTCTGGTGGAGCGCGGATGCAAGAAGGTATTTTATCGCTCATGCAAATGGCGAAGACGAGTGTTGCACTTCGTCGTATGCACGAGAACAAGGTCTTGTTTATTTCTGTTATTACGCATCCGACCACCGGCGGGGTAAGCGCGAGCTTTGCCAGCCTCGGCGACATGATTATCGCAGAACCTGGGGCGATGTTTGGCTTTGCTGGGAAACGCGTCATCGAACAAACCATTCGCCAAAAGTTGCCAGATGATTTTCAGACGGCGGAATTCAATTTGAAGCACGGGATGGTAGACAAAGTGGTTCATCGCAAGCAACTGCGAGATGCGCTTGGCGTACTCGTCCGGATCCACGGTGCACGGGGGTGGGCCGATGCCGAATGA
- a CDS encoding glutamate decarboxylase: MWTVIYIAPTARQADHIKDKLTEEGFLVKVRQARGAKEQFEILIPETELDEGQEVLKDVLHSSF; encoded by the coding sequence ATGTGGACTGTCATCTATATTGCGCCCACCGCCAGACAGGCGGACCACATAAAGGACAAGTTGACAGAAGAGGGTTTCCTCGTGAAGGTCAGGCAAGCCCGTGGGGCGAAGGAACAGTTCGAAATCCTCATCCCTGAGACCGAACTGGACGAGGGGCAGGAAGTCTTAAAGGACGTCTTGCATTCCTCCTTCTGA
- a CDS encoding phosphatidylglycerophosphatase A — protein MAVSVVEQLRARGVELSDIAQLVFELQKPYHPSLSLADCLENVARVLDKREVQHALYTGLALDQLAEQKALPEPLQSIMETDEPLYGVDEILALSITNVYGSIGLTNFGYLDKTKLGVVGSLNAHPTKIHVFLDDLVAAIAAAAASRIAHQHHTSSYNDAP, from the coding sequence GTGGCCGTCAGTGTGGTAGAACAACTCAGAGCACGCGGTGTAGAGCTTTCGGACATCGCTCAGCTTGTCTTTGAACTTCAAAAACCGTATCATCCATCATTAAGCCTTGCGGATTGCCTCGAAAACGTGGCCCGAGTCCTCGACAAACGCGAAGTGCAACACGCACTTTACACGGGGTTAGCCCTCGATCAACTGGCCGAACAGAAGGCTTTGCCAGAGCCTCTGCAAAGTATCATGGAGACGGATGAACCGCTGTACGGCGTCGATGAGATCCTGGCGCTGTCGATCACCAACGTATACGGATCGATAGGTCTTACCAATTTTGGGTATCTAGACAAGACGAAGTTGGGGGTAGTGGGCAGCTTGAATGCACATCCTACCAAAATTCATGTCTTTCTAGACGATCTCGTCGCTGCCATCGCCGCAGCCGCCGCGTCGAGGATTGCGCATCAGCACCATACGTCGTCCTATAACGACGCGCCATGA
- a CDS encoding YitT family protein: MRVRDATKQMIHMRGPNNHPAIAWTWRFLVVIAADFIGAVAVNNFLTPAHILAGGVTGVAQLIHHYVRFIGLGTMFFIFNIPLFLLGYRFLGKRFIFLTGLAILGFSVFTDAVHLHFQTASDPLLKGLYGGVLSGVSSAIVIRIGGSMGGTDILSLVIHRLTGRSVGSTGLIMNVIVLFLSMFVFGVPAAMYTLISMFASSRVVNALMHFQQRKTALIVTACPEEVAKAIGDRLTRGSTIMRASGAYTHAERGVLLCAMTHLEIADLKEIVLATDEHAFMTVLDTTEVVGRFRELKL; this comes from the coding sequence GTGAGAGTAAGAGATGCCACCAAACAGATGATTCACATGCGAGGTCCGAACAATCACCCGGCCATCGCATGGACGTGGAGGTTTTTGGTAGTCATTGCAGCAGATTTTATCGGCGCGGTCGCGGTGAACAACTTTCTCACGCCTGCGCACATCCTCGCGGGTGGCGTGACGGGCGTAGCTCAGTTGATTCACCATTACGTGCGGTTTATCGGACTTGGCACCATGTTCTTCATTTTCAATATTCCATTGTTTTTGCTAGGTTATCGCTTTTTGGGGAAACGCTTCATCTTTCTCACGGGGTTGGCGATCTTAGGGTTTTCCGTCTTTACAGACGCCGTCCACCTCCATTTTCAAACCGCATCGGATCCGCTCCTGAAGGGGCTTTATGGGGGCGTACTCAGCGGCGTGTCCTCGGCTATCGTCATTCGCATCGGCGGGTCGATGGGCGGAACCGACATCTTGAGCCTCGTGATTCACCGCTTGACCGGGCGCAGTGTGGGATCGACTGGGCTCATCATGAACGTCATCGTCCTGTTTCTGTCGATGTTCGTCTTCGGCGTGCCCGCCGCCATGTACACCCTGATCAGCATGTTTGCATCTTCAAGGGTCGTGAATGCACTGATGCACTTTCAACAGCGCAAGACAGCGCTCATCGTCACGGCGTGCCCGGAGGAAGTGGCCAAGGCCATCGGAGATCGGCTGACGCGAGGCAGTACCATCATGCGGGCGTCCGGCGCGTACACGCACGCCGAGCGAGGGGTCCTGTTGTGCGCGATGACGCACCTGGAGATCGCCGACCTGAAAGAAATTGTACTGGCGACAGACGAACACGCATTTATGACTGTGCTCGACACCACCGAGGTCGTAGGAAGATTCCGCGAACTCAAGCTCTAG
- the dnaE gene encoding DNA polymerase III subunit alpha: MAQFVHLHVHSAYSLRESTFRLGQLVEDAAAYEMPAVALTDTNAMYGAVPFYQKAVQLGVQPILGAQLDVCFAEPNDLPQTRDAWKASLERTVMLARNLDGYRGLTQLITLARSRGHLPYVTLAELAAISADLVCLVGGGESTMLRTFARERSADASAALRLAQFVGACPSGQLFVDVQNHRLPHEEAGYVHLLRAAVEQDIPLVATNDVHYRKAGDATLHRAYAGLEFADAEERWGSDTFHFATPEEMGERFASLPQALDNTLLIAQMCKFALPLHQVRMPSYPTKDGRDPREVLREAATAGAKQRYGALSNEVRSRLEYELGVICDMGYADYFLVVADFIRYAHQHGISTGPGRGSAAGSLVAYALRITDVDPVANRLLFERFLNPARVSLPDIDTDFEFERRGEVIQYVVQKYGRDRVAQIGTFGTLAARAAVRDAGRMLQMDGAIVDRLAKMIPGTPGMTLAKAREEARSFDDFVTDDSDAKRLYETALFLEGLPHHTSVHAAGVVISPDPLTNWVPLEPGADDIPVTQYAMAEVESLGLVKMDFLGLRTLTLMDECARSVKERTGVAIDWRKVPVDDKATYDNLTSADTNGVFQLESPGMRRVLRQLRPSNMDDVVAVISLNRPGPMENIPAFCDAKHGRAPIHYPHPDLESILRETYGVIVYQEQIMQIASRMAGFSLGEADLLRRAVSKKKREALDEERERFVKGCLQKGYDRTVANDVYDLIVRFADYGYNRSHAAAYAVLAYRTAYLRTHYLPDFLAALMTMSMSSADKIKAYAADARRHQLAVYPPSVMTSARGYSVDQDGNIRTGLLAVRNVGEGAVEAILEAREAAPFSSLRDFLQRVNARVVNRKAIDSLLQAGAFDEFFPAHADAKAKAQMLEEAQRQAEEYRQFAGLGLIIEDGLDAAAEHEARAQDGQEVLYIRYSSGTQRGKEALKQIQQVLTTSPGEVSVALYDVKTRRTRLLGEKWNIALSPELMTLLEDVVGMGNVKVSMRK, from the coding sequence GTGGCGCAGTTTGTTCATTTACACGTACATAGTGCGTACTCGCTTCGCGAGAGCACGTTTCGCCTCGGCCAACTCGTCGAAGACGCAGCTGCCTACGAGATGCCCGCCGTCGCGTTGACCGACACGAACGCCATGTACGGGGCCGTTCCGTTTTACCAGAAGGCTGTTCAACTCGGCGTACAGCCCATTCTCGGTGCGCAATTGGACGTGTGTTTCGCCGAACCAAACGACTTGCCACAAACGCGCGACGCCTGGAAGGCAAGCCTCGAGCGGACGGTGATGCTCGCGCGGAACCTCGACGGCTATCGCGGATTGACGCAGCTCATTACCTTGGCGAGATCGAGAGGGCATCTGCCCTACGTGACGCTCGCAGAGCTGGCGGCCATCTCTGCTGACCTCGTCTGCCTGGTCGGCGGCGGCGAGTCGACGATGTTGCGCACGTTTGCCCGCGAGCGCTCGGCCGACGCTTCGGCGGCGCTTCGCCTTGCGCAGTTTGTCGGGGCGTGCCCGTCGGGTCAACTGTTCGTCGACGTGCAGAACCACCGTCTGCCCCACGAGGAGGCGGGTTACGTGCACCTGCTTCGCGCGGCTGTGGAACAGGACATCCCACTCGTGGCCACCAACGATGTGCACTATCGGAAGGCGGGGGACGCGACGCTGCACCGCGCGTATGCTGGACTTGAATTCGCCGACGCAGAGGAACGCTGGGGCAGCGATACGTTTCATTTCGCGACGCCTGAGGAGATGGGCGAGCGCTTTGCATCTTTGCCGCAAGCCTTGGATAACACGCTGCTCATTGCGCAGATGTGCAAGTTCGCGCTGCCCTTGCACCAGGTGCGCATGCCTTCCTACCCGACAAAGGACGGGCGCGATCCCCGTGAGGTTCTGCGCGAGGCCGCGACAGCCGGAGCCAAGCAGCGCTACGGTGCGCTGTCAAACGAAGTGCGTTCGCGACTCGAGTATGAGCTCGGCGTCATCTGCGACATGGGGTACGCCGATTACTTCCTCGTCGTGGCGGACTTTATTCGCTACGCACACCAACATGGCATCTCGACCGGCCCCGGCCGTGGGTCGGCAGCCGGGAGCCTGGTAGCGTACGCCTTGCGGATTACGGACGTCGATCCGGTCGCCAACCGCCTTCTTTTCGAACGGTTTCTGAACCCCGCTCGCGTGTCCTTGCCGGATATCGATACCGACTTTGAGTTTGAGCGCCGAGGCGAAGTCATTCAGTACGTCGTGCAGAAATACGGGCGGGATCGTGTCGCTCAAATCGGCACCTTTGGCACGCTCGCTGCGCGCGCGGCGGTGCGGGATGCAGGCCGGATGCTGCAGATGGACGGTGCGATTGTCGATCGGCTGGCGAAGATGATCCCTGGCACACCTGGTATGACGCTCGCCAAGGCGCGCGAAGAGGCGCGTTCGTTCGACGACTTTGTCACCGACGACAGCGATGCGAAGCGACTCTACGAGACAGCGCTGTTTCTAGAGGGCCTTCCTCACCACACGTCGGTACACGCGGCGGGGGTGGTGATCTCGCCGGATCCACTGACAAACTGGGTTCCGCTTGAACCAGGTGCTGACGACATCCCGGTGACGCAGTACGCGATGGCGGAAGTGGAGTCGCTCGGTCTCGTGAAAATGGATTTCCTCGGTCTGCGAACACTCACGCTCATGGACGAATGCGCGCGGAGTGTGAAGGAGCGAACCGGCGTCGCGATCGACTGGCGGAAGGTCCCGGTGGACGACAAAGCGACGTACGACAACCTGACGAGCGCGGACACGAATGGCGTCTTCCAGTTGGAGTCGCCTGGGATGCGGCGCGTCCTGCGGCAGCTTAGACCGTCGAATATGGACGACGTCGTCGCTGTGATCTCGCTCAACCGACCTGGACCGATGGAAAATATTCCGGCGTTTTGTGATGCGAAGCACGGACGTGCGCCCATCCATTACCCGCACCCGGATCTGGAATCTATCTTGCGGGAAACGTACGGGGTCATTGTCTATCAGGAGCAGATCATGCAAATCGCTTCGCGGATGGCCGGGTTTTCACTGGGTGAGGCGGACCTTCTGCGGCGAGCTGTGAGTAAGAAGAAACGAGAGGCGCTCGACGAAGAGCGGGAGAGGTTTGTGAAGGGGTGCCTGCAAAAGGGATACGATAGGACCGTCGCCAACGACGTCTACGATCTCATCGTTCGCTTTGCCGACTACGGCTACAACCGCTCGCACGCTGCGGCCTATGCGGTGCTCGCCTACCGGACGGCGTATTTGCGCACGCACTATCTGCCAGATTTTCTGGCGGCGCTGATGACCATGTCGATGTCGTCTGCCGATAAAATCAAGGCGTACGCGGCTGACGCACGTCGGCATCAGCTAGCGGTGTATCCGCCGTCGGTGATGACTAGTGCGCGGGGATATTCGGTCGACCAGGACGGCAACATCAGAACTGGGCTGCTCGCCGTTCGCAACGTCGGCGAGGGAGCTGTGGAAGCGATTCTCGAGGCGAGAGAGGCGGCGCCCTTCTCGTCACTGCGGGACTTTTTACAGCGCGTGAACGCCCGTGTCGTCAATCGAAAAGCGATCGACAGCCTGTTGCAGGCAGGCGCATTCGACGAATTCTTCCCGGCTCACGCCGACGCCAAGGCGAAAGCGCAAATGCTGGAGGAAGCACAGCGCCAGGCCGAAGAGTACCGCCAGTTTGCCGGCCTCGGCCTGATCATCGAGGACGGCCTCGACGCTGCTGCCGAGCATGAGGCGCGCGCACAAGATGGGCAGGAGGTTTTGTACATCCGCTACAGCAGTGGCACGCAACGAGGGAAGGAGGCCTTGAAGCAAATTCAGCAGGTCCTCACGACTTCCCCTGGAGAGGTCTCAGTCGCGCTGTACGATGTCAAAACGAGGCGAACGCGTTTGCTTGGTGAAAAATGGAATATTGCCCTGTCGCCAGAACTGATGACGCTGCTCGAGGACGTGGTGGGGATGGGCAACGTCAAGGTCAGCATGCGCAAGTGA